In one Silene latifolia isolate original U9 population chromosome 10, ASM4854445v1, whole genome shotgun sequence genomic region, the following are encoded:
- the LOC141606278 gene encoding protein THYLAKOID ASSEMBLY 8, chloroplastic-like, producing the protein MATLKYQPPHFCIPQIPPLKHNYTTPLITISTLRTRTITCGLRNIGPRKPMWRSRHLSTEAIQAVQALKLAKNPTKLNQVFDTRISRLLKADLLDTLCELQRQNELDLSLKVFEFAKTESWYTPNVSLYYDMIMVLGKNKLIEKAIELFEEMKKEGLKPDTRAYTELIGAYFQVSMVEKAMETYNEMKSSGCIPDKLTLMIMVRNLEKAERDDLSVSVKRDFEEYVDDADEFLEEVEKKYARNPLVVNKM; encoded by the exons ATGGCTACCCTCAAATACCAACCTCCACACTTCTGCATCCCTCAAATTCCACCATTAAAACACAATTACACCACACCATTAATCACCATTTCTAccttaagaacaagaacaataacaTGTGGATTAAGAAACATCGGACCCAGAAAACCTATGTGGAGGTCAAGACATTTATCCACTGAAGCAATTCAAGCAGTTCAAGCTCTTAAACTTGCTAAAAATCCCACTAAATTAAACCAAGTTTTTGATACTAGGATTAGTCGTTTGTTGAAAGCTGATTTGTTGGATACTTTATGTGAACTTCAGAGACAAAATGAACTTGATTTGTCCCTCAAG GTGTTTGAATTTGCGAAAACGGAGTCATGGTACACACCCAATGTATCCCTATACTATGACATGATTATGGTTTTGGGAAAGAACAAACTGATTGAAAAGGCCATAGAGCTTttcgaagaaatgaagaaagaaggttTAAAACCCGACACACGAGCTTATACAGAACTGATTGGTGCTTATTTCCAAGTTTCCATGGTAGAAAAGGCGATGGAAACTTACAATGAGATGAAATCTTCAGGCTGTATACCAGATAAGCTAACATTGATGATTATGGTTCGGAATCTGGAAAAGGCTGAAAGAGATGATCTTTCAGTGTCTGTGAAGAGAGACTTCGAAGAATATGTGGATGACGCTGATGAGTTCCTTGAAGAGGTGGAGAAGAAATATGCACGGAATCCCCTCGTCGTTAATAAAATGTAG
- the LOC141606271 gene encoding putative GPI-anchored protein At1g61900: MVSGTMDYKTVDRLQQQQQQEQQRHQSLSPKMICGTLCRRVLLFLIWFSTLEDMTTLKVLAEQNSLITNHELAQSPTTELFNPIQVSPSVIPHTPIPNDPTLPPLYPTFPTTYKPVLTGKCPVNFSAISNIMERTAADCSQTLAPLVGNVICCPQFGSLIHIFQGYYSIGSSELVLHEDIANDCFSDITSTLASRGANSTITTLCSVKASNLTGGSCPVKDLNSFEKLVNTSLLLEACSTVDPLKECCRPVCQPAIADAALQLSAQQTTANDNKNLLGGTVGVDTLNDCKGVVYSWLSRKLSADDANTALRMLSSCKINKVCPLEFKQPLEVAKACRNSAAPSPYCCSSLNRYISGIQKQMLITNKQAIVCSTMFALLLQKAGVMTNLYELCDVDLKDFSLQVTALGQQGCLLRSLPADIVFDNTTGFSFTCDLNDNIGAPWPSSSSMSSLSLCAPEMSLPALPKARNLGNHGRQRGGWRLTALFLSVFMMETILN; this comes from the exons ATGGTTAGTGGTACTATGGATTACAAGACTGTGGATCgacttcaacaacaacaacagcaagaGCAACAACGGCATCAAAGCCTTAGTCCTAAAATGATTTGCG GTACACTGTGTCGAAGGGTTCTGTTATTTTTAATTTGGTTTTCCACTCTAGAAGACATGACAACCTTAAAAGTGCTAGCTGAACAAAATAGTTTGATTACCAATCACGAGCTCGCCCAGTCACCTACTACAGAGCTTTTTAACCCTATCCAGGTATCGCCTTCTGTTATTCCACATACTCCAATCCCTAATGATCCTACTCTACCCCCACTTTATCCTACTTTTCCCACCACATATAAGCCAGTTTTGACTGGGAAGTGCCCTGTAAACTTCTCGGCCATATCAAACATCATGGAGAGAACTGCTGCTGACTGTTCCCAAACATTAGCACCACTTGTAGGAAACGTTATTTGCTGTCCTCAATTTGGTAGTCTTATCCATATCTTCCAAGGCTACTATAGCATAGGTTCCAGTGAGCTAGTTTTGCATGAAGATATCGCGAATGATTGTTTTTCAGACATCACTAGTACTCTAGCCAGCCGTGGGGCGAATAGTACGATAACGACACTTTGTTCAGTTAAAGCGTCGAATCTTACTGGGGGTTCTTGTCCTGTTAAAGATCTGAACTCGTTTGAAAAGCTTGTGAACACTAGCCTGTTGTTAGAAGCCTGCAGTACAGTTGACCCGCTAAAGGAGTGCTGTAGACCTGTTTGTCAGCCTGCAATTGCAGATGCCGCACTTCAGCTCTCAGCGCAGCAAACAACTGCCAATGACAACAAAAATTTGCTTGGGGGGACTGTAGGTGTAGACACACTTAATGATTGTAAAGGGGTTGTCTACTCATGGCTTTCGAGGAAACTCTCAGCAGACGATGCAAACACTGCGCTAAGGATGTTATCTTCTTGTAAAATCAACAAAG TTTGTCCCTTGGAATTCAAACAGCCATTGGAAGTAGCTAAGGCATGTCGGAACTCTGCTGCTCCTAGCCCTTATTGCTGTAGCTCATTGAATCGCTACATCAGTGGGATTCAAAAGCAGATGTTGATAACAAACAAGCAAGCGATTGTTTGTTCCACCATGTTTGCATTGCTGTTGCAGAAGGCTGGCGTTATGACAAATCTTTATGAACTCTGTGATGTGGATTTAAAAGATTTTAGTCTCCAAG TTACTGCACTCGGGCAGCAAG GTTGTCTACTCCGAAGTTTGCCTGCAGACATCGTGTTCGACAATACAACAGGATTTAGTTTCACTTGTGACTTAAACGACAATATTGGAGCTCCATGGCCTTCATCGTCTTCAATGTCGTCCTTGTCTTTATGTGCTCCAG AGATGTCACTACCGGCATTGCCTAAGGCCAGAAACTTGGGAAACCATG GTCGGCAAAGAGGTGGATGGAGATTAACTGCACtgtttttatctgtttttatgatgGAAACAATCCTGAACTGA
- the LOC141606277 gene encoding peptidyl-prolyl cis-trans isomerase FKBP16-3, chloroplastic: MASMSTSALLLPLAVGGSSNHHNMARKNSLTTHCSKTRHCPGLTWVEGSSLSLVKRRNVIGLFLGLSLAIESRDAEAAGLPPEQKPKLCDEACEKELENIPMVTTESGLQFKDIKVGNGPSPPVGFQVAANYVAMVPSGQIFDSSLEKGQLYIFRVGSGQVVKGLDEGILSMKVGGKRRLYIPGSLAFPKGLNSAPGRPRVAPSSPVVFDVSLEYIPGLDYEEEE, from the exons ATGGCTTCAATGTCTACTTCTGCTCTGCTTCTCCCTCTTG CTGTCGGGGGTTCTAGTAATCATCATAACATGGCACGAAAGAATAGTCTTACAACTCATTGTTCAAAAACGAGACATTGTCCTGGACTGACATGGGTAGAAGGCTCGAGTCTGTCTCTAGTTAAGCGCAGGAATGTGATTGGATTGTTTCTTGGACTTTCTTTGGCAATAGAGTCTCGTGATGCTGAGGCAGCAGGTTTGCCTCCAGAACAAAAGCCAAAACTCTGTGATGAAGCTTGTGAGAAGGAGCTTGAAAAT ATACCCATGGTAACCACAGAATCTGGATTGCAGTTTAAAGACATCAAGGTCGGTAATGGTCCAAGTCCACCAGTTGGTTTTCAG GTGGCGGCAAACTATGTTGCAATGGTTCCTTCTGGGCAGATATTTGATAG TTCACTTGAGAAGGGTCAGCTTTACATCTTCCGGGTTGGGTCTGGCCAG GTCGTCAAGGGACTGGATGAAGGAATTCTAAGCATGAAAGTCGGTGGCAAAAGGCGACTTTACATACCAGGATCC TTGGCGTTTCCAAAAGGACTAAACTCAGCTCctggaaggcctcgtgttgcaccaaGTAGTCCAGTAGTTTTCGACGTTAGCTTGGAGTACATCCCTGGTTTGGACTATGAGGAAGAAGAGTGA
- the LOC141606276 gene encoding uncharacterized protein LOC141606276 — protein MYAKTDDTTTSILGRPPQNQGKNTKNKKKGGGNKSGKGKQGGSSDQAAATPAVPASPAPSPPWQAGGYGGWPWGPSPWAYPPCPYPTNPWMRPPVMRPPVPRPQAYTAQAPPSQTDIEAAMYTLGLTPPEPWYMDTGATSHMTSSAGLQDGDTANEM, from the exons ATGTATGCGAAGACCGATGACACCACTACTTCTATCCTTGGTCGTCCTCCTCAGAATCAAGGGAAGAACACCAAAAATAAAAAGAAGGGTGGTGGAAATAAAAGTGGAAAAGGAAAACAGGGTGGGTCAAGTGATCAAGCTGCCGCTACCCCTGCTGTACCAGCATCTCCGGCGCCCTCGCCACCATGGCAGGCCGGTGGATATGGTGGCTGGCCGTGGGGACCTTCCCCCTGGGCCTATCCACCCTGCCCTTACCCAACAAACCCATGGATGCGTCCTCCTGTTATGCGTCCTCCTGTTCCTCGGCCTCAGGCGTACACGGCACAGGCTCCTCCGTCTCAAACTGATATCGAGGCTGCTATGTACACCCTTGGGCTTACGCCTCCTGAACCGTGGTATATGGATACTGGAGCGACCTCGCACATGACATCGAGTGCAG GATTACAAGACGGGGACACCGCTAATGAGATGTGA
- the LOC141608466 gene encoding uncharacterized protein LOC141608466: MGVSPSKKVHQTLLTSSTFTSTCTTTYTDSLTLSQSQGILPYQLYPTSLRLHQSLISTCPLIDKWAPDPPSRLHVDSAYKSLRRTNHRTSETLDSAEFRDFAAVLFTNVVVENAGKAVLSRVPVGIVGIAGVAVVAKVGRGFVATAVGAYALGVATSVYLSLG, translated from the coding sequence ATGGGAGTCTCACCCTCCAAAAAAGTCCACCAAACCCTCCTAACATCCTCCACCTTCACCTCAACCTGCACAACCACCTACACCGACTCCCTCACCCTTTCCCAATCCCAAGGCATTCTCCCTTACCAACTCTACCCCACCTCCCTCCGCCTCCACCAATCCCTCATCTCCACGTGTCCTTTAATCGACAAATGGGCCCCTGACCCTCCCTCCCGCCTCCACGTTGATTCCGCCTACAAATCCCTCCGCCGCACCAACCACCGGACATCGGAAACCCTGGATTCCGCCGAGTTCAGGGATTTTGCCGCGGTGTTGTTTACGAATGTTGTCGTTGAGAATGCTGGGAAGGCGGTGTTGAGCCGGGTTCCGGTTGGTATTGTTGGGATTGCTGGTGTTGCGGTTGTTGCCAAGGTTGGGAGAGGGTTTGTTGCGACTGCGGTTGGGGCTTATGCTCTTGGTGTTGCCACTTCTGTTTATCTTAGCTTGGGCTGA